Proteins co-encoded in one Megalops cyprinoides isolate fMegCyp1 chromosome 1, fMegCyp1.pri, whole genome shotgun sequence genomic window:
- the ccz1 gene encoding vacuolar fusion protein CCZ1 homolog produces MLMISPRMAAGMQEKQYTPSLLNFFIYNPKFGPREGEEEKKILFYHPSEVEKNEKIRNVGLCEAIVQFTRTFCPSKPAKSLHTQKNRQFFYEPEENFWIVMVVRNPMIEKPNKEGKPPTIEYQEEEILDTVYGAVLQQCYSMYKLFNGTFGRAMEAGGVELLTQKLEKFFYRYLQTLHLHSCDLLDVFGGISFFPLDKMTYLKIQSFVNRVEESLRLIKYTAFLYNDQLIWSGLEQEDMRILYKYLTTSLFPRHSEPELAGRDSPLRPEVAGNLLHYGRFLTGPSNLKDPEAKFRFPRIFVNTGEGYEELHLIVYKAMSAAVCFMISASVELNRELCEQLDSLVGPQLTLLASDICEQYNINRRISGPDKEPQFKFIYFNHMNLAEKSTIHMRKTASVSLTSVHPDLMKILGDINCDFARVDEDEEIIVKAMTDYWVVGKKSDQRELYVILNQKNANLIEVNEEVKRLCATQFNNIFFLD; encoded by the exons ATGCTGATGATAAG TCCAAGAATGGCCGCGGGAATGCAAGAGAAACAGTACACTCCGTCTTTGCTCAACTTTTTCATCTATAATCCCAAATTTGGGCCACGTGAGGGAGAG GAAGAGAAGAAGATCCTCTTTTACCACCCTAGTGAAGTGGAGAAGAATGAGAAAATTCGCAATGTTGGGCTGTGTGAAGCCATTGTACAATTTACCAG AACCTTCTGTCCATCTAAGCCTGCCAAGtccctacacacacagaaaaacaggcaaTTTTTCTACGAGCCAGAGGAAAACTTTTGGATTGTCAtg GTGGTGCGAAACCCAATGATAGAAAAACCAAACAAGGAGGGGAAACCGCCTACGATAGAGTATCAGGAAGAAGAAATTCTA GACACTGTTTATGGAGCAGTATTACAACAGTGCTATAGTATGTATAAG CTCTTCAACGGGACGTTTGGCAGGGCGATGGAGGCTGGTGGGGTGGAGCTCCTCACTCAGAAACTTGAAAAGTTCTTCTACAGG TATCTACAAACGTTGCACCTTCATTCCTGCGACTTGCTGGACGTCTTTGGCGGAATCAGCTTCTTCCCCTTAGACAAGATGACCTACCTGAAAATCCAATCCTTCGTGAACAGGGTGGAGGAGAGCCTCCGGCTGATCAAGTACACAGCGTTCCTCTACAATGACCAGCTCATCTG GAGTGGGTTGGAACAGGAGGACATGCGGATTCTGTACAAGTACCTGACAACATCTTTGTTTCCCCGGCATTCTGAACCAGAG CTTGCAGGTAGAGATTCTCCTCTAAGGCCAGAGGTGGCTGGAAATCTGTTGCACTATGGGAG GTTTCTTACAGGACCATCTAACCTCAAAGATCCTGAAGCAAAATTCCGATTTCCCAGAATATTTGTGAACACCGGCGAAGGTTATGAGGAGCTTCATTTGATTGTTTATAAG GCTATgagtgctgctgtttgcttcaTGATCAGCG CCTCAGTGGAGCTGAACCGGGAGCTCTGCGAGCAGCTGGACAGCCTGGTGGGCCCCCAGCTAACCTTGCTGGCCTCGGACATATGCGAGCAGTACAACATCAATCGCCGGATATCGGG GCCAGACAAAGAGCCCCAGTTCAAATTCATCTACTTCAACCACATGAACCTTGCAGAGAAGAGCACCATCCATATGCGTAAGACCGCCAGTGTGTCCCTGACCTCCGTCCACCCCGACCTCATGAAGATACTAGGGGACATCAACTGCGACTTCGCCCG GgttgatgaagatgaagagaTCATCGTGAAAGCAATGACCGACTACTGGGTTGTTGGCAAAAAGTCTGATCAGAGGGAACTGTACGTCATTTTGAATCAGAAGAATGCCAATCTGATTGAAGTCAACG AAGAAGTCAAGAGACTCTGCGCAACACAATTCAATAATATCTTCTTCTTGGATTAA
- the pvalb9 gene encoding parvalbumin 9, whose translation MSLTSILSAEAIENAIKDCQAPESFTYKKFFQLCGLTKKSPQEVKDVFGILDNDGSGFIEEEELKFFLQRFSPGARLLTDKETKSFLSAADDDNDGKIGVDEFQAMVLS comes from the exons ATGTCACTCACGTCAATCCTTTCCGCTGAGGCCATCGAGAATGCTATCAAGGATTGCCAAG CCCCAGAATCCTTCACTTACAAAAAGTTTTTCCAACTGTGTGGCCTTACCAAGAAAAGTCCTCAAGAAGTGAAAGACGTTTTTGGTATCCTGGATAATGATGGCAGTGGTTTCATCGAAGAGGAGGAACTCAA GTTTTTTCTGCAGCGATTCTCCCCAGGGGCTCGCCTGTTGACTGACAAGGAGACCAAATCCTTCCTGTCAGCTgctgatgatgataatgatggcAAGATTGGAGTGGATG AATTCCAGGCCATGGTTCTGTCATGA